In one Thunnus maccoyii chromosome 12, fThuMac1.1, whole genome shotgun sequence genomic region, the following are encoded:
- the mpz gene encoding myelin protein P0 isoform X1, which translates to MLTFLALASVVLLGIVPEQSQAIVIYTGWERHALVGSDIRLSCSFFSWRWTSEDVTFSWTYRPDGSRDSISIFHYTGGAAYLDNKGPFRDRLEFVGNPARRDGSILIKNLEFSDNGTFTCDAKNPPDIVGRPSSVRLLVFEKVPIQAGVITGAIIGVVLGLLVLIVVIYYLMRFLVARRVFSLSVSKHGKKKKEGSQQRQGPVPPADPSKVKAAASEKKKQESRKDKK; encoded by the exons ATGCTGACGTTTTTGGCGCTGGCGTCGGTCGTCCTCCTGGgaatag TGCCCGAGCAGTCCCAGGCCATAGTGATTTACACCGGCTGGGAACGCCATGCCTTGGTGGGCTCCGACATCCGACTCTCCTGTTCTTTCTTCTCTTGGCGCTGGACCTCAGAGGACGTCACCTTCTCCTGGACATACAGGCCCGATGGCTCCCGGGACAGCATCTCt ATCTTCCACTACACCGGCGGCGCTGCCTACCTCGACAACAAGGGACCATTCAGGGACCGGCTGGAGTTTGTGGGGAACCCGGCCCGCCGTGATGGCTCCATCCTGATCAAGAACCTGGAGTTCAGCGACAACGGCACCTTCACCTGTGACGCCAAGAACCCCCCTGACATAGTGGGACGGCCCTCCAGCGTCCGCCTGCTGGTGTTTGAGAAGG TGCCCATCCAGGCTGGTGTGATCACAGGAGCCATCATCGGGGTGGTGCTGGGCCTGTTGGTGCTCATCGTGGTCATCTACTACCTGATGAGGTTCCTGGTGGCGCGCCGCGTCTTCAGCCTCAGTGTCAG CAAACAtggcaagaaaaagaaagagggatcACAGCAGAGACAG GGCCCCGTGCCTCCCGCTGACCCCTCCAAGGTGAAGGCGGCCGCCTCGgaaaagaagaagcaggagtCACGCAAGGATAAGAAATAG
- the mpz gene encoding myelin protein P0 isoform X2 yields MLTFLALASVVLLGIVPEQSQAIVIYTGWERHALVGSDIRLSCSFFSWRWTSEDVTFSWTYRPDGSRDSISIFHYTGGAAYLDNKGPFRDRLEFVGNPARRDGSILIKNLEFSDNGTFTCDAKNPPDIVGRPSSVRLLVFEKVPIQAGVITGAIIGVVLGLLVLIVVIYYLMRFLVARRVFSLSVSKHGKKKKEGSQQRQLWTPPALTCYPLP; encoded by the exons ATGCTGACGTTTTTGGCGCTGGCGTCGGTCGTCCTCCTGGgaatag TGCCCGAGCAGTCCCAGGCCATAGTGATTTACACCGGCTGGGAACGCCATGCCTTGGTGGGCTCCGACATCCGACTCTCCTGTTCTTTCTTCTCTTGGCGCTGGACCTCAGAGGACGTCACCTTCTCCTGGACATACAGGCCCGATGGCTCCCGGGACAGCATCTCt ATCTTCCACTACACCGGCGGCGCTGCCTACCTCGACAACAAGGGACCATTCAGGGACCGGCTGGAGTTTGTGGGGAACCCGGCCCGCCGTGATGGCTCCATCCTGATCAAGAACCTGGAGTTCAGCGACAACGGCACCTTCACCTGTGACGCCAAGAACCCCCCTGACATAGTGGGACGGCCCTCCAGCGTCCGCCTGCTGGTGTTTGAGAAGG TGCCCATCCAGGCTGGTGTGATCACAGGAGCCATCATCGGGGTGGTGCTGGGCCTGTTGGTGCTCATCGTGGTCATCTACTACCTGATGAGGTTCCTGGTGGCGCGCCGCGTCTTCAGCCTCAGTGTCAG CAAACAtggcaagaaaaagaaagagggatcACAGCAGAGACAG CTCTGGACACCACCCGCCCTCACTTGCTACCCCCTCCCCTAA